GATCGCTTGAAGGTTTTGGTTGTGAAGATTTACCCCTAGCCGTGAGTGCGGCGGGTGGATTATTAGACTATATCGAAGATACGCAAAAAGAAAGTGACGTTCCCCTACAACAACTACGCACTTATGCAATTACCGACTACTTAATTCTCGATCATCAAACTCGTCGCAACTTGGAAATTACCCAAACTGTGAGAGATGGAACTTTTATCGGTTCACTATTATGGGCTTTAGATAAAACAACTACGGCGATGGGGAGTCGTGCTTTAAAACGATGGTTTTTGCAACCACTATTAGATATTAAAGGCATTCGAGCGCGACAAGATACAATTCAAGAATTAGTAGAAAATAGTTCCTTGCGGCACGATTTGCGGCAGCTTTTACGACAAATTTATGATTTAGAAAGACTCAGCGGTAGGGCTGGTTCGGGAACGGCAAATGCGAGAGACTTAGTAGCATTAGCAGAGTCAATGTTGCGTTTACCAGAATTAGCAAGATTAGTCACAGAAACGCGATCGCCATATCTCCGTACTTTACAAAAATTCCCCTCAGAATTAGAACAGTTAGGGCATAAACTGCGCGCGCAGTTAGTTGAATCTCCCCCCATCCACCTGACTGAAGGAAATTTAATTCGTCCTGGGATTAGTTCCCAACTCGATGAAAGGCGACGATTATTAGAAGAAGATTTGCAGTGGGTGGCTAATTTTGAAATTGATGAAAAAGCCAGAACGGGAATTCCGACATTAAAAGTCGGTCACAACGACACCTTCGGATACTATATCAGCATTTCTCGTGCCAAAGCCGACCAAGTTCCCACTAACTACATTCGCAAGCAAACTCTAAAAAACGAAGAACGCTACTACACGCCAGAACTAAAAGAAAGAGAAGCGCGTATCCTTACGGCTGAAAAAGATTTGTACCAGCTAGAGTACGATATTTTTACCGAACTGCGAACAGAAGTAGGAGAACAAGCCGAGGCAATCCGTAACGTTTCCCGTGCCATAGCCGCAGCCGATGTATTGTGTGGCTTTGCCGAAGTTGCAGTATATCAAGGTTATTGCCGTCCAGAAATTGTCTCAGGACGAGAAATTAACATTGTAGACGGGCGACATCCAGTTGTTGAAAAATCCTTACCTGCGGGATTTTTCGTGCCTAATTCTACTGAACTAGGGAGTCGGGAGTCGCTAGGGGCGGGTTTGGAAACCCGCCCGTACGGGAATCGAGAAGAAGAACAAGGAGACAAGGGGAACAAGGGAAACAAGGGGGACGTAAACCAATTACCAACTACCAATTACCAACTACCAGACTTAATCATCCTTACTGGTCCTAACGCCAGTGGTAAAAGCTGCTACTTACGCCAAGTTGGTTTGATTCAATTAATGGCACAAGTAGGAAGTTTTGTGCCTGCTAAATCGGCAAAATTGGGCATATGCGATCGCATTTTCACCCGCGTTGGTGCAGTAGACGACTTAGCAACGGGGCAATCTACTTTTATGGTAGAAATGAATGAGACAGCAAATATTCTCAACCACGCTTCACCACGATCTTTAGTTTTACTAGATGAAATTGGTAGAGGTACGGCAACGTTTGACGGATTATCGATCGCTTGGGCAGTAGCAGAATATTTAGCCACAGAAATTCGCGCCCGCACAATTTTTGCTACCCACTACCACGAATTGAACGAACTCGCCTCAATTTTATCTAACGTAGCTAACTACCAAGTCACAGTCAAAGAATTACCCGATCGCATTATCTTCTTACACCAAGTCCAACCAGGTGGCGCAGACAAATCCTACGGAATTGAAGCCGGAAGACTGGCAGGTTTACCCCCAGTCGTGATTCAACGCGCAAAACAAGTCATGACGCAAATCGAGCAACACAGTAAAATTGCGATCGGTTTGCGCAAAAGTACACAGTCGTAGGGGCGGGTTCACCAACAAACCTTGCTACGAACAGATATTCTACGTAAACCCGCCCGTACAGACGCAGTTTGCAAGAGGATAGGTAGTATGGGAGAAAAAGCAGGTAGGGGCGCACAGTCGTGCGCCCTCTTACTCGTTCTCCTAGTCCCCCTTGTCCCCAGTCCCTAGCCCCTACTTCCCCACAATCAAAACTCTCCCCTCATGATCCACTACCCCCGCCGCTCCTACGCCATGCACAATGATGCCGTTACCGATTGTGGCGCTATAATGTTCGTGATGATGCCCGTGAAATATAGATTTCACGCCCATTGCCATAGCTAATTCATCCAACGCTCTAAAACCGTAGCGATGAGAAGACGGGGCTTCGTGCGTCACTAAAATATCAGCCCGTTGAGCGCGCAAAGCTTGATATTGTTGCCAAAATATGCTTACGTGATGTTTACGGGGAATTTTGTCGCGCCAGCGTTCGCCTCGACTGCAAGTAGATAGTAGATCTTGTTGAGTCGAAAATTTAGGTGCGGCTGGAGGCATCCAAATTTTGCCTCGAAACACTCCTCCCAACCCAGCAACGCGCTTCCCGGCAATTTCTACAACTCGTCCGTGAAGATTGCGATCGCCCAACTTAGAATTAAACAAATTATCATACCACTCGTCGCGATCGGCATCGTGATTGCCAGGAATAAACCAGATCTCAGTTTTTGCCGCGATCTCCTCTAGTTCTTCGCAAAGCGATCGCTCCAAGTCAAAATCCCCCAGCAAAATTGCTGCTGCGGGAGAGTAGGTTTCAACTGCCTGAATAATCGGTCGAAAATCCCCGTGTGGATCGCCACTAAACAACAGCATGACTTGATGGGGGTTAGGGGGTTAAGAAATCGGGGGTTAGGGATGGTCGATCGCAAGTCAGAGAACTTTACATTTCTCCATCCTTATAGCTGTTAAGGATTACACTTTATTGCAAAGTGCAAAAGATGGCAAACATATAATGATAATTTCTATTCTGGATATACAGCTTGCCAGCTGAAATAAGGAGAACACAGTTAGCTATGCAATCAGAGGGACTCACAAGCGATTGGGTGCGGGAAGATCTAAGCGAGTACGTTGCCCATCTCCAACTGCATATGGCGCTACAAGCTCGCAATCTCGTGCCTTCTTTAACCCAAACAGTGGTTGATAGTCGCGAACAATTACTCCAGCAAACTCAAGCAACTATTGAAAAATTAGCTTCTCGCCAAATTCTCTGACTAAACTCTTAGATCGGAGAATTTCTCGCGCAAAACACAGCTCTAAAATCTGCAATTCATCAACACATAAAGTTAACAATCGGTAATTGAGATACTCAACCGAGCATTTCAATTACCGATTGTAGTTTGGCACTAAAGACACTTCATACCCCAACATCGGATAAGAACGGTGCTTAAACAATAGTGAAATTTTTTGAGATATTCGGTGAGTCCACGCTGAACTAAAGCGCAAATTTCCTGCTATGCTCGACGGCGATCGCGAGAAAACCGTTAAGATAATGGCAGCACTTCCATTTTTGTTACTCAAAGCTACCTAGTAGCACACCCAACCATGCCTTCAGTGCTTCCCCAAGACTCTAACGTTGTCATTCGTCCCTTCCAATACCGAGATTTGGAAGCAATAGAGCGGCTTTACCAAGAGTCGGTTGAAACGGATAATCCAGATGCTGTCGCCGAGCTGCAAAAGCAATTGCATTGGCTGCACAGTTGGTATTGGTTGCTGAAGTTCTTTCGCCTGTTTCCTAATCCCCTTCAATACCGATTCTGCCTTCATGTCGCGGAGCAACATCGCCAAGTTCAAGGCATGATTCAAGTCTGTCCCTTCAACCGCACTCGCAGTACGTGGAGAGTAGAGCGAGTCGCTGTCACTCCCCAAGTCCGCGCTCAAGGAATAGGCTCTCAACTGCTACGCCACTGTTTCGAGTCAATTCGAGAAGCTCGAACATGGCTGTTAGAAGTCAATGTCAATGACAAGGAAGCACTAGCACTCTATCGCCAAAATGGGTTTCAAACTCTGGCGCAACTTACCTATTGGGAGATTGCTCCCGCTCTGTTGCAAGAACTGGCGTTAGGCGAACCAGATTTACCTAACTTATTACCGATCGGTAATGCCGATGCTCAACTGCTCTATCAACTCGATACAGCATCCATGCCTCCTTTGGTGCGGCAAGTCTTCGATCGCAACGCCGACGACTTCAAAACAAGTTTGTTCGGTGGGTTGATCGAAGGCATTAAACAATGGTTAAGCAAAACGGAAGTTGTCAGCGGCTATGTATTTGAACCGCAGCGCAAAGCTGCGATCGGCTATTTTCAAGTCCATTTGTGCCGTCGCGGTTGCCAGCCGCACGAGGCAACGCTGACCGTTCATCCCGCCTATACTTGGCTTTATCCCGAACTGCTAACTCAACTTGCCCGCATCGCTCAAGATTTTCCTCCCCAAGCCTTGCGTCTGGCTTCAGCAGATTACCAACCAGAACGAGAAGAGTATTTACAACAAATTGGTGCAGACCGCATCGAACACACGCTGATGATGTCTCGTTCTGTCTGGCACAAGCTACGGGAATCAAAACTCGTTTCTTTGGAAGGGATGCAATGGCACGAAGTGCTGCAAGGACTGCAACCAGCCCGTAAACCCGTCCCTGGAGGGATGTCATGGGCAGGACAAGGCAAGCCAGCACCAGAAACCATCCAGCCTAGCAAGCCACCATCCAAGACGGGACAGCAAAATTCACCCACAGAACAAATTAAATACGCCAGCCAGCGGGCTGACGAGATCGTCCAACCAACTGAATCTACTTCACCCAAAACAGAACGAGAGCGTGACTGAACAAATGCGATCGCCGTCCACTACTGTGGTTAAAACGCCTAAAGCATTTGTTTCCGCTTTGGGTCTAGATCTCGGTCGCAAGCGGATTGGAGTAGCTGGTTGCGACGGTACGGGTCTGATTGCGACAGGTCTGATGACGATCGAGCGTAAATCTTTTGCTGAGGACTTAGCCCAACTACAGTCCCTCGTCCAATCGCGCCGCGTGCAAACAATAGTAGCTGGACTACCGTACTCTATGGACGGTAGTTTGGGTTTTCAAGCTCGACAAGTCCAAAAAGTGGCGAAGAGAATCGCCAAAGCGCTCGACCTCCCCTTAGTATTTGTAGACGAGCGACTGACATCTTTTCAAGCAGAACAATTCATGCACGCCGAAAATATCTCCCCCTCGCGACACAAAGCTCTGATCGATCGCAAAGCAGCTGCCATAATTCTGCAACAATGGTTAGATACAAGAAGAAGTGAGCAGGGAGCGCACGAGCGATCGAGCAGTGAGCAGTGACCAGTGACCAGGAACAGTTATCAGACACGCACCACGCCTGAGCGCACCACACACCACTTTTTTGCCAACAACCAACAATTAGCAACTGATGACTCTTCCCATGTCCTCAGCTTTAAGCTAATCTAAAGTTTTCCGTCAGCTATTATGGCTATGTTTTCATCGGCATTTGAAGAAAATAACGAATATTCCAATTCGAGTTCCGTCACGCTCAAAGACGAAGCAGGGCGAAGCTTAGAATGTTACGTAGAGCGATCGCTGTTGGTCGAAGACAAAGAATATCTCTTACTCCTACCCGCAGATGCAGCAGTAGAAATTTTTGCTTGGCAAAGTCATGATAGCGACGAGGAAGAAGCAGTTCCCGTAGAAGATGACGAAACCATCAATAGTATTTTTCCTACTGCTGAAGCCGTTCTCGCCGAGCAAAATCTAGTCCTCAAGCGGACAGCCTATGCTTTAACCGTAGCAGGGGAATTACCTCCAGTGGAAGAATCAGAATTGTTTACGCTGGAAATTGAAGATGACACCAGCGATATAGAACCAGAGCAACTGCAACTGCTAGCTAGTTTCTACCACGAAGACCAAGAGTACTCTGTTTATACGCCCCTCGACCCCTTGTTATTCTTTGCGCGATTGAATAGCTCCGGCAATCCAGAGCTACTGTCTCCAGAAGAGTTTCAAAAGTTACAACCGCTACTAGCAGAGCAGCTGATTGACGAAATGGAAGAATAGCGTAAACTACTGCCTTTAGATAGTAGTTGTCGATACCTATGGGCATATAGTAGTGCAAAAACTATTGAAGTGGCGCATAATTTGGGCTTTAATCCCCTTGACTCTAGGAATAGGCGCTTGGTCGAGCTGGAATTGGTGGCAGCACTCCAGCGCCCCGTCTCAACCTTTAGAGACAGCAAATGCTACGCAAGTGCAGTTTCGCGTTCCTCCAGGCACAGCTAGCCAGCAAATCGGCAAGCAGCTAGAGGCAGAAGGACTAATTCGCTCTAGTCAAGCATGGAATTTATGGGCAAGGTGGCTGCACTGGCGAAATCCCAATGGGGGATTTCAAGCAGGGACATATCAAATCTCTCCCAGTCAGTCTTTAGAAGAAGTGGCAAATAAGATCTGGCACGGTCAGGTAGTGCAGCAGAGCTTCACGATTCCTGAAGGCTGGTCTTTGCGGCAAATGGCGGCTTATTTTGAACAACAGGGATATTTCCCTGCTAGCGAGTTTCTCAATGCCGCCAGTCAAATTAAACGCGATCGCTTTTCCTGGCTACCTGCTGATATTCCCCATCTCGAAGGTTATTTATACCCCGACACGTACAAGATTGGTAGTGGTTCCGTTACGCCAACTCAGGTGGTGAACCAAATGCTGCAACGCTTCGAGCAAGTCGCTTTACCTTTATACGAACAAGGCAAAGATCGGACTGATTTCGACCTGAAGCAGTGGGTGACATTAGCTAGTATTGTCGAAAAAGAAGCTGTTATCCCTCAAGAGCGATCGCGAATTGCAGGCGTATTTGTCAAGCGATTGCAAAAAGGTTATACCCTAGGCTCCGATCCTACGGTAGAGTATGCCCTCAACCTGCGCCAAACAGCAGACCAGCCCCTGACTTACGCTCAAGTTAATACCCCTTCGCCATACAATACCTATCGCAATCCAGGACTACCACCTACACCCATCGCTAGCCCTGGCATAGCCAGTCTCAAAGCTGCACTCGATCCCGAATCAACGCCCTATCTCTACTTTGTTGCCCGTTACGACGGCTCTCATGTTTTCAGCCGCACCCTAGCGGAACATAACGCCGCTCAAGCCGCCATCCGCAGGCAGCGGCAAAAAGGCTAGACAGTTATCAGTTATCAGTTGTCAGCGAAGTAGTGCGTGGTGTGGGCTGTAGGTTGTGGGGTGTAGGGAAATTCTGGATTTTGGATTTCTCCTCTGCTTCCTCTGCTCCCCTGCTTCCTTGTCTCCCTTGCCTCCCCCCTCTCCCTTGTCTTCTTCACCCCTCACTCCTCACTCCTCACCCCCTACATAAACGTCACATCCCCGTGTAAAATTCTGTAATGGGAGCGAGGTTGAATCATCATTCAATGAGCTAAACCCCAAGAGTGAAAAAGTGTTTGAAATGAGTGGGGATCTCACCTGACGAAAAACGCATTATAAGCAATTGTTCGCATTTGTTGCCCGCACAAACAAATGTACTCTTGGTAATGAAAGCTAATATTCGCTTGATTGTCACTTGTCTTCACTAGCATTTTTATTGGTTAGATACAGACTTAAAAATTGAGGTTGATCGATGAAGTATCGCGCGCTAATTGTTGCCTTCCTAGCTTTGTGTCTAGGATTTCTTACTGCCTGTAGCGAACCCTCACAAGTAGCAAGCAGAGAACTACTCACATACGAGCAAATTAGAGGCACTGGTCTAGCTAATAAGTGTCCTCAACTGTCCGAAACATCTCGCGGATCGATCGCGATCGATCCGAATCAATCCTACAGAATGGTAGAACTGTGTTTAGAGCCAACATCATTCTTCATCAAAGAAGAACCAGTTAATAAGCGTCAAGAAGCAGAATATATTGCTGGAAAACTGTTGACTCGCTACACTTCGACCATCGACCAGGTACAAGGCGATCTTAAAGTCAATCCTGACAAAAGCTTGACTTTCGTTGAAAAAGATGGTCTTGATTTCCAAGCGATTACCGTACAATTACCAGGTGGTGAAAGAGTACCTTTCTTATTCACAATTAAAAACTTGGTGGCACAAACTCAGCCCGGGTTGACCAGTATTAACACTTCCACTGACTTTGAAGGTAAATTTAACGTCCCATCTTACCGGACTGCTAACTTCCTCGACCCCAAAGGACGAGGCGTAACCACGGGGTATGACAATGCGGTAGCTCTACCTGCATCAGCAGACAAGCAAGGGTATGCCAATGTCAAGAGTGCAGGAATTGAAAACGGGTCAATTTCTCTCCAAGTTGCTAAAGTTGATAACGCCACAGGAGAGGTAGCTGGTACTTTCGAGAGCATCCAACCTTCTGATACGGATATGGGTGCGAAGGAAGCTTTAGATGTAAAGGTTCGCGGTCTATTCTACGCTCGGATCGAACCACAAGCGTAAATTGTTAGACAATTGAATCGGATGCAAGACCTGTAGGGGCGTACTGCTATTGTGCGCCCCTACAAGCGTATTGTATCGAGGAGAAGCGCTATGAAAAGCACAAGCAGGTACGTTATCAATAACTGAACTTATCGGTAACTTAGAAGTGTCGATAAAAACTGCATGTTAAAAACTGGCTAAAAACTGTATGGGGGCGTTCAGCCCCTTTTTTTGCATATATTGCTAGCTACTTTATGTAGTTTTTTTTAGGAGGTTATCAGTAGAGCAAAAGTTACGTTAAACAAAGATCAGTGGAATTTCGGTAGCTGCGATTATGCAAAAGTTAATACCCTGGATTGTTGTCAACCCCTTATTCGTAATCTGTCTAGCGACCTAAAATTAAGCTTTTTTTCGACCGCACAAACAATTTTTCCCTGAATCTCCATTTATGAGTCATTCCAGTTTTTTCTAGCCTTTTCTACAACTTTGCTCCCTTGAGTATTTGTGGCAAAATGCGATGCCGAGTCATAAAACTTGCAGCAGTAGCTTCCGTAATATCGCTTAACAATAAATAAATTATGGTTCTTACTTATACTTTAACGAGTCCCGAACTTAAACGCGAGAGCGCTCAACTGCTACGAGAATATCAACAGTCTCGCTCCGCAGCGATCCGCAATCAACTGGTGACACTGAATCTAGGATTGGTGAGAAAAGAAGCCCACTTTTGGAGCAATCAATGCACGGAAAGTTATGAAGACTTACTGCAAGTCGGTTGTATGGGATTAATTAGGGCAATTGAGAGATTTGACTTATCTAAAGGTCATGCCTTCAGTTCGTTTGCCATTCCCTACATTCGGGGTGAAATTCAACATTATCTGCGCGATAAAGGGGTATTAGTGCGGATGCCGAGACGCTGGCTGGCGCTTCAGCAACAGGCAATGACATTTTCTCAAGAGTGGCGCACGCAACACAATCGCCAGCCCACGGATGCTGAAATCGCCGCCGAGCTGGAAATTTCTATTACGGAATGGCAAGAAATTAAACTAGCATGGACAAATCGCTCCCCTTTAAGTTTGGATACTCCGGTGCAGGATGAAGAAGGAGCAATGTCTCTTGGTGAAATGGTTCCCGATCAACAATATCGTAGCTTTCAACTAGCCCAGGAAGACCAACTGCGCCTACAACAAGCCCTAGTAGAGTTAGAGCAGCGCACTCACGAAGTCTTAAAATTTGTTTTTTTCTATGACTTAACTCAAAAAGAAGTGGCAGAACGATTAGGTATCAGTGTTGTCACTGTTTCCCGTTGTGTTAAAAAAGGACTTGCTACCTTGAAAAGATCGATGGCAGGCAACGATGAATAATTAGTTTTGATAATCAACTGATAGGTACTGACAGTAAATAATTCTGAAAAATTTTTAGTTAAATTAAAAACCTGGCTCGAATTTGCTGCCATTGAGATTGAGGTAAATAAGCAATAAGGACGTGTTTGGTGTCATTCAACGCACTATCTAAATCATAAATAAAGGGTAAGGAAGGGGTATGCATCGACTTTCAACGACCGCTGTAGCAGGAATGCTAGCTTTGACAATAGCCGGATGTAGTTCGGGAGGTGAGGAAACCAGTAGTACCAACGTCCAACCAACGGCTGCCACTCAAGCCTCTGATTCTAGCCCAGAGCCGTCTCAGACACAGAGCCAGCCTATTATCGTGGCACAAAAACCAGATAACGCCCAAAAACTAGAGAAAAAACCAGACCAATCACCGCAGCCAGACCCAAAAGCTAGCCAAAAAACGCCGCCAATAGCTACACCAACAGATGGATTGATTCAGCCAACCAATTCAGACCGGCGCACTCAACAAGTCCAAAAAGGTCGTCCAGACCCGTTTGCCGAACTGTACGATGCGCAGCCAAAAGTAGCAGCAGCGCCAAAACCCCCGAAACCGCCATCAATTCCTGCTACA
This window of the Chroococcidiopsis thermalis PCC 7203 genome carries:
- a CDS encoding DUF3727 domain-containing protein, whose protein sequence is MFSSAFEENNEYSNSSSVTLKDEAGRSLECYVERSLLVEDKEYLLLLPADAAVEIFAWQSHDSDEEEAVPVEDDETINSIFPTAEAVLAEQNLVLKRTAYALTVAGELPPVEESELFTLEIEDDTSDIEPEQLQLLASFYHEDQEYSVYTPLDPLLFFARLNSSGNPELLSPEEFQKLQPLLAEQLIDEMEE
- a CDS encoding photosystem II manganese-stabilizing polypeptide, encoding MKYRALIVAFLALCLGFLTACSEPSQVASRELLTYEQIRGTGLANKCPQLSETSRGSIAIDPNQSYRMVELCLEPTSFFIKEEPVNKRQEAEYIAGKLLTRYTSTIDQVQGDLKVNPDKSLTFVEKDGLDFQAITVQLPGGERVPFLFTIKNLVAQTQPGLTSINTSTDFEGKFNVPSYRTANFLDPKGRGVTTGYDNAVALPASADKQGYANVKSAGIENGSISLQVAKVDNATGEVAGTFESIQPSDTDMGAKEALDVKVRGLFYARIEPQA
- the mltG gene encoding endolytic transglycosylase MltG, whose amino-acid sequence is MQKLLKWRIIWALIPLTLGIGAWSSWNWWQHSSAPSQPLETANATQVQFRVPPGTASQQIGKQLEAEGLIRSSQAWNLWARWLHWRNPNGGFQAGTYQISPSQSLEEVANKIWHGQVVQQSFTIPEGWSLRQMAAYFEQQGYFPASEFLNAASQIKRDRFSWLPADIPHLEGYLYPDTYKIGSGSVTPTQVVNQMLQRFEQVALPLYEQGKDRTDFDLKQWVTLASIVEKEAVIPQERSRIAGVFVKRLQKGYTLGSDPTVEYALNLRQTADQPLTYAQVNTPSPYNTYRNPGLPPTPIASPGIASLKAALDPESTPYLYFVARYDGSHVFSRTLAEHNAAQAAIRRQRQKG
- a CDS encoding metallophosphoesterase family protein, producing the protein MLLFSGDPHGDFRPIIQAVETYSPAAAILLGDFDLERSLCEELEEIAAKTEIWFIPGNHDADRDEWYDNLFNSKLGDRNLHGRVVEIAGKRVAGLGGVFRGKIWMPPAAPKFSTQQDLLSTCSRGERWRDKIPRKHHVSIFWQQYQALRAQRADILVTHEAPSSHRYGFRALDELAMAMGVKSIFHGHHHEHYSATIGNGIIVHGVGAAGVVDHEGRVLIVGK
- the ruvX gene encoding Holliday junction resolvase RuvX, which codes for MRSPSTTVVKTPKAFVSALGLDLGRKRIGVAGCDGTGLIATGLMTIERKSFAEDLAQLQSLVQSRRVQTIVAGLPYSMDGSLGFQARQVQKVAKRIAKALDLPLVFVDERLTSFQAEQFMHAENISPSRHKALIDRKAAAIILQQWLDTRRSEQGAHERSSSEQ
- a CDS encoding RNA polymerase sigma factor SigF: MVLTYTLTSPELKRESAQLLREYQQSRSAAIRNQLVTLNLGLVRKEAHFWSNQCTESYEDLLQVGCMGLIRAIERFDLSKGHAFSSFAIPYIRGEIQHYLRDKGVLVRMPRRWLALQQQAMTFSQEWRTQHNRQPTDAEIAAELEISITEWQEIKLAWTNRSPLSLDTPVQDEEGAMSLGEMVPDQQYRSFQLAQEDQLRLQQALVELEQRTHEVLKFVFFYDLTQKEVAERLGISVVTVSRCVKKGLATLKRSMAGNDE
- a CDS encoding GNAT family N-acetyltransferase, which produces MPSVLPQDSNVVIRPFQYRDLEAIERLYQESVETDNPDAVAELQKQLHWLHSWYWLLKFFRLFPNPLQYRFCLHVAEQHRQVQGMIQVCPFNRTRSTWRVERVAVTPQVRAQGIGSQLLRHCFESIREARTWLLEVNVNDKEALALYRQNGFQTLAQLTYWEIAPALLQELALGEPDLPNLLPIGNADAQLLYQLDTASMPPLVRQVFDRNADDFKTSLFGGLIEGIKQWLSKTEVVSGYVFEPQRKAAIGYFQVHLCRRGCQPHEATLTVHPAYTWLYPELLTQLARIAQDFPPQALRLASADYQPEREEYLQQIGADRIEHTLMMSRSVWHKLRESKLVSLEGMQWHEVLQGLQPARKPVPGGMSWAGQGKPAPETIQPSKPPSKTGQQNSPTEQIKYASQRADEIVQPTESTSPKTERERD
- the mutS gene encoding DNA mismatch repair protein MutS; translated protein: MKVPSTPTAAESQAPIQPCTDCRQIDKNKLSPMYKHYVEVKEKHPHSLLLYRCGDFFETFFQDAVIVSRELELVLTSKHGGEIGRVAMTGVPHHAWERYTTQLIEKGYAVVICDQVEDAAVAQGLVKREVTRILTPGTLLQDGMLKASRNNYLAAIAIAKNHWGLAYADISTGEFLATQGSNLEQLTQEILRLQPSEVLVPTKAPDVGTLFRPGETSEHIPECLPPSFCYCLRSQSSFNTGEARQKLIQKFKVRSLEGFGCEDLPLAVSAAGGLLDYIEDTQKESDVPLQQLRTYAITDYLILDHQTRRNLEITQTVRDGTFIGSLLWALDKTTTAMGSRALKRWFLQPLLDIKGIRARQDTIQELVENSSLRHDLRQLLRQIYDLERLSGRAGSGTANARDLVALAESMLRLPELARLVTETRSPYLRTLQKFPSELEQLGHKLRAQLVESPPIHLTEGNLIRPGISSQLDERRRLLEEDLQWVANFEIDEKARTGIPTLKVGHNDTFGYYISISRAKADQVPTNYIRKQTLKNEERYYTPELKEREARILTAEKDLYQLEYDIFTELRTEVGEQAEAIRNVSRAIAAADVLCGFAEVAVYQGYCRPEIVSGREINIVDGRHPVVEKSLPAGFFVPNSTELGSRESLGAGLETRPYGNREEEQGDKGNKGNKGDVNQLPTTNYQLPDLIILTGPNASGKSCYLRQVGLIQLMAQVGSFVPAKSAKLGICDRIFTRVGAVDDLATGQSTFMVEMNETANILNHASPRSLVLLDEIGRGTATFDGLSIAWAVAEYLATEIRARTIFATHYHELNELASILSNVANYQVTVKELPDRIIFLHQVQPGGADKSYGIEAGRLAGLPPVVIQRAKQVMTQIEQHSKIAIGLRKSTQS